A genomic segment from Polyangium mundeleinium encodes:
- a CDS encoding 3-hydroxyacyl-ACP dehydratase FabZ family protein, with the protein MKTSSRLSLGADVINLLIPHRRPFSMVDVIESYERGPRPTLRAARHVSANEPVFEGHFPGLHLWPGVYTIEGLGQSSNLLGIIAAYQDAWEAKGHDPNDVIEALQNLALGYRLQPGYKPEVSAALIESLKAHSNLHVGMSASVDVKLLQPVFAGQRIEYIVSQSHLMENLARYEVEARVEGRTVAKGVMTSTRSIPPLPAPIFG; encoded by the coding sequence ATGAAAACGAGCTCCCGTTTGTCCCTCGGCGCGGACGTCATCAACCTCCTGATCCCGCACCGTCGCCCCTTCTCGATGGTCGACGTGATCGAATCGTACGAGCGCGGGCCGCGACCGACCTTGCGCGCCGCGCGCCACGTGTCCGCAAACGAGCCCGTGTTCGAGGGCCATTTCCCGGGCCTGCACCTCTGGCCCGGCGTGTACACAATCGAGGGGCTCGGCCAAAGCAGTAACCTCCTCGGCATCATCGCCGCATACCAGGATGCCTGGGAAGCAAAGGGCCACGATCCGAACGACGTGATCGAGGCCCTGCAAAACCTGGCGCTCGGATATCGCCTGCAACCGGGATACAAGCCCGAGGTCTCGGCGGCGCTCATCGAGTCGCTGAAGGCGCATTCCAATTTGCACGTCGGAATGAGCGCGTCGGTGGACGTGAAGCTGCTCCAGCCGGTCTTCGCCGGGCAGCGGATCGAGTACATCGTTTCGCAATCGCATCTCATGGAAAACCTCGCGCGGTACGAGGTCGAGGCACGTGTGGAGGGGCGCACGGTGGCGAAGGGCGTGATGACCAGCACGCGCAGCATCCCGCCGCTGCCAGCGCCGATCTTCGGATGA
- the fabG gene encoding 3-oxoacyl-ACP reductase FabG — translation MSARFDDSTVIVTGASRGLGRSIATGFGAEGAFVFVGYRTREDEAKETLRSIEEAGGRGALLVMDVASAASMNAAVEQVLAARGAIDVLVNNAGVAADELFPLMAEESWDEVMRVNAGGAFHGCRAVVRPMMAKRRGAIVNVASVAGQHASPGQSNYAASKGAILAFTRTLAAELAPRGIRVNAVVPGLLGTGMAKRLDKRIAEKARTQIPLGRFGTGDEVARAVLFLASDEASYVIGQALVVDGGLTL, via the coding sequence ATGAGTGCTCGATTCGACGACAGCACGGTGATCGTGACCGGCGCCTCGCGCGGGCTCGGCCGGAGCATCGCGACGGGATTCGGCGCCGAGGGGGCGTTTGTCTTCGTCGGATACCGGACGCGCGAGGACGAGGCGAAGGAGACGCTCCGCTCGATTGAAGAGGCCGGCGGGCGCGGCGCATTGCTTGTGATGGATGTCGCGAGCGCGGCGTCGATGAACGCGGCCGTGGAGCAGGTGCTCGCCGCGCGGGGCGCGATCGACGTGCTCGTGAACAATGCCGGCGTAGCGGCGGACGAGCTCTTCCCGCTCATGGCCGAGGAGAGCTGGGACGAGGTGATGCGCGTCAATGCGGGCGGCGCCTTCCACGGCTGCCGCGCGGTGGTGCGACCGATGATGGCGAAGCGGCGTGGCGCGATCGTCAACGTCGCCTCGGTCGCGGGCCAACATGCGAGCCCGGGGCAATCGAATTACGCAGCCTCGAAGGGCGCGATCCTCGCGTTCACACGCACGCTCGCGGCCGAGCTCGCCCCACGCGGGATCCGGGTCAATGCCGTGGTGCCGGGGCTGCTCGGCACGGGCATGGCGAAGCGCCTGGACAAACGGATCGCGGAGAAGGCGCGTACGCAGATTCCGCTCGGGCGCTTCGGGACGGGCGACGAGGTCGCGCGGGCGGTCTTGTTTCTGGCCTCGGACGAGGCATCGTACGTGATCGGGCAGGCCCTCGTGGTGGATGGGGGACTCACGTTGTGA
- a CDS encoding ACP S-malonyltransferase, with protein MAFLFPGQGTKGLVAAVQFAESEPRGKEMLERAAAAADIAPSELLAKGGRALERTDIQQPVLTAVALFVHAELLAAGIKPDVVAGHSLGELPAWAATGALTPEDAIAIAALRGRLMAREAERHPGTMFVFSGLSVFEAGTLKRALARIGIDTAASNTPGELVVSGDEDSIRSMERTVNAAMAVFSSGDFWSRARRLPVAGPWHSKAMKDAVPELEAALTHARRGTMQVPMVLNATGKLAEAEALVPRLLAGQLVHTVRWTDVMATLQDGGVADFVTIAPGAVLRSLVRANVDAHARVHATENANDMQRTVDALRWSLS; from the coding sequence GTGGCGTTTCTGTTTCCCGGGCAGGGCACGAAGGGGCTCGTCGCAGCCGTGCAATTCGCGGAGAGCGAGCCGCGGGGGAAAGAAATGCTCGAACGGGCAGCGGCGGCGGCCGACATCGCGCCGAGCGAGCTCCTGGCGAAGGGCGGGCGCGCGCTCGAACGCACGGACATTCAGCAACCGGTGCTCACGGCGGTCGCGCTCTTCGTGCACGCGGAGCTTCTCGCCGCGGGGATCAAGCCCGATGTCGTGGCAGGTCACTCGCTCGGAGAGCTCCCGGCCTGGGCAGCGACAGGCGCCCTCACGCCCGAGGATGCGATTGCGATCGCGGCGCTGCGCGGACGGTTGATGGCACGGGAAGCAGAGCGGCACCCGGGGACCATGTTCGTATTCTCGGGACTCTCCGTCTTCGAGGCTGGGACGCTCAAGCGCGCGCTCGCGCGTATCGGAATCGACACGGCGGCATCGAATACGCCTGGCGAACTGGTGGTGAGCGGCGATGAGGATTCCATACGCAGCATGGAGCGTACCGTGAATGCAGCCATGGCTGTGTTTTCCAGTGGCGATTTCTGGTCCCGCGCGCGACGCTTGCCGGTTGCTGGTCCCTGGCACAGCAAGGCGATGAAAGATGCGGTTCCCGAGCTGGAAGCGGCGCTTACGCACGCGCGTCGGGGGACCATGCAGGTCCCCATGGTGCTCAATGCCACCGGAAAGCTCGCCGAGGCGGAGGCGCTCGTCCCGCGCCTGCTCGCCGGCCAGCTCGTCCATACCGTTCGCTGGACCGACGTCATGGCGACCCTCCAAGACGGCGGCGTCGCGGATTTCGTGACCATCGCTCCGGGCGCGGTCTTGCGATCGCTCGTCCGTGCGAACGTCGATGCTCATGCGCGGGTCCACGCGACCGAAAACGCGAATGACATGCAACGCACCGTGGACGCGCTGCGGTGGAGCCTCTCATGA